One window from the genome of Microcebus murinus isolate Inina chromosome X, M.murinus_Inina_mat1.0, whole genome shotgun sequence encodes:
- the HMGN5 gene encoding high mobility group nucleosome-binding domain-containing protein 5, with the protein MPKRKAAGQGDMKPEPKRRSARLSAMPVPSTPEMKPKRSSTPRKMKTKNDMMEKNTDASVKAVSDTKQEEVVKEEYNNENAENGEAKILEVTASEKEIEEIKEEKIEDVEEEEGDKKEAVSAEGIEGQKVDEENQNKEEKGEDGKEDTDEKGKEEDRKEDKDGNEIREDRKEQEDRKEGENGKGGDGKEDREDGKEEEDRKESEDGKEDKNGKYKGEDEKEGEDREENEDGKEDEDGEKEDGKDKGEEKDGKGEEKDEKEEDRKEEEGGNDEEAGKDKEEGEEGNEGKEKDVKEENGKGDGKDEGNEKEDENKAEVGKEIEKEEVKEDGKKKESLIIV; encoded by the exons ATGCCCAAAAGAAAG GCTGCAGGTCAAGGTGATATGAAGCCGGAG cCAAAGAGAAGATCAGCCAGACTGTCTGCT ATGCCTGTGCCTAGTACACCAGAGATGAAGCCCAAAAGATCATCAACTCCAAGG aaaatgaagacaaaaaatgATATGATGGAAAAAAACACAGATGCAAGTGTCAAAGCAGTATCTGATACCAAGCAAGAAGAAGTTGTTAAGGAAGAATACAACAATGAAAATGCTGAAAATGGAGAAGCCAAAATTTTAGAG GTCACagcttctgaaaaagaaattgaggaaataaaagaagaaaaaattgaagatgttgaagaagaggaaggagacaaAAAAGAAGCAGTGTCTGCAGAAGGAATTGAAGGTCAGAAAGTAgatgaagaaaatcaaaacaaagaagagaaaggagaagatggAAAAGAAGATACAgatgaaaaagggaaagaagaagatagaaaagaggacaaagatggaaatgaaatcagagaagacagaaaagagcAAGAAGATAGAAAAGAGGGTGAAAATGGAAAAGGAGGAGATGGAAAAGAGGATAGAGAAgatggaaaagaggaagaagacagaaaagagagtGAAGATGGAAAAGaggacaaaaatggaaaatataaaggagaagatgaaaaagagggagaagacagagaagagaatgaagatgGAAAAGAGGatgaagatggagaaaaagaagatggaaaagacaaaggagaggaaaaagatggaaaaggcgaagaaaaagatgaaaaggaggaagatagaaaggaagaagaaggtgGAAATGATGAAGAAGCTGGAAAAGataaggaagaaggagaagagggaaatgaaggaaaagagaaagatgtaaaagaagaaaatggaaaaggagatgggaaagatgaaggaaatgaaaaggaagatgaaaacaaGGCTGAAGTTGGAAAAGAAATCGAAAAAGAAGAGGtcaaagaagatggaaaaaagaaGGAGTCTCTGATTATTGTTTAA